GACGGCCCGCTCCGCTCCGGCTCGCTGGCGCTCGCCTCCGCTGCGCAGGCCGTCCCACGGCGGTGACAATTTCATTCTCCGTCGTACCCACGGGTACGTCGATCACTCGCGCCGAAGAAACATACAAGGGTTTCGCTCGCCATCCTACCGGATGGCTTCACTTCACCCTGGGCTGATCTCCGCCGGCCCTTCAGGCCGAAGACAACTTCGCTCACGCCGTGTCGAGCAGCTTCAGATTCGGGGCCAGTTCGCTGATCTGATCGCCGAGGTAGCGCTTTACTTCGGCGATGGTCTTGAGTTTAAGCGCTCGGGCGACGATCGCTTCCGCGCGTTCGCGGGTGAGATGGCTCGTCAGTTCCTTGATCGTCGGGATGAAGGCGGGGCTCATGCTGAAGCTTCGCAGCCCCATGCCGACGAGCAGGACGAAGGCCCTCGGCGCGCCGGCCATTTCGCCGCAGAGCGTGCAGGGCTTTTCCGCTTTCGTGCAAACGTCGATCGTGTGGGCCAGCACCTTGAGCACGGCCGGGCTGAGCGGCTGGCAGAGATGGCTGACTCGCGGGTTGTCGCGGTCGGCGGCCATCAGGTATTGCACCAGATCGTTCGAGCCGATCGACACGAAATCCACTTCGTTCACGAGCGAGTCGATGCAGATCGCCGCGGCGGGCACCTCGATCATCAGCCCGATCGGCACGTCGCCGCAGGGCTTGCCCAGCCGTTCGAGTTGCCGCTTCGCTTTGAGCACCATGCTCCGCACTTTGCGAATCTCTTCGAGCGTGGTGATCATCGGGAACATCAGGCGGACGCTCTTCTTTCGCCCAGCCGCCGCCCGCAGCACGGCCCGAATCTGCGTAGCGAAGAACTCCGGGTGTTCGAACGACAAGCGAATCGAGCGCCAGCCCATGAACGGGTTCGCCTCGCGATCGTGGCCGAGATAGGGGATCGTCTTATCGCCGCCGAGGTCGAGGGTGCGGATCGTGATGCGCTGATTTGGCGTGGCGGCGATGATCTTCTTGTAGGCCGCGCACTGTTCCTCCTCGCTCGGCACGTCCGGGTGGGTGAGAAATAGATACTCGGTGCGATAGAGTCCAACGCCCGAGGCCCCCATCGCCACGGCGGCCCGCGTGTCGGAAAGATTGTTGATATTCGCCAGCAGCTCGATCTTCACGCCGTCGGCCGTGACAGCCGCCTGATCGCGGTTGGCGGCGAGATGGTCTTTGAGATCGAAGAACTCGCGCTGCAGCTTGCGATAAGCGCTTTCGATCTCCGAATTTGGATTAACGATCACATGCCCTTCGCGGCCATCGACGACGATCGTGTCGCCGTTCTTTACCGTCTTGAGCAGCCCGCGAACGCCGGAAACGGCGGGGATTCCGCGGCTGCGGGCGAGAATCGCGGCATGGCTGGTTTGGCCGCCGGCCTGCGTGGCGATGCCGGCCACTTCGCGATTGCCGAGAAACACGACGTGCGACGGAAGCAACTCATCCGCCACAAGGACGAGCGGCCCGGACGGTTCGTCGGCCTGCGGATGGAGCACTTCCGAAAGATGGCCGCTGATCCGCACGATCACGTCGCGGACGTCGGCCAGCCGCTCCCGGAGATACTGGTCCTTGGTGCGGGCGAACAGGCTGGCATACTCTTGGAGCACCTGGTCGAGCGCGTAAGGCGCGGTTTGATGCTCATCGACGATCCAACGGCGAATCTTCTCGTTGAACGCCGGGTCGCGGAGGATCGATTCGTGGGCCTGGAAGATGGCGGCCTCCGACTTGCCGACCTGCGTGGCGACCTTCAAGTGCAGCGAATGCAGGTCGGCCGCGGTGGCGTCGCGGGCCTTTTCATAGCGGGCCAATTCGGGAAAGACCTCGTCGGCCGCCAACCGGCGCGTCTGCGGGTTCACGAAAATCTCGTGAATGCAATAGGCCGTTCCGACGGCCACTCCCGGCGATACTCCGATCCCCTTTCCCATATTCGAGCATCGTATCAGCCGGCGGGGGAAAGCGGCAACGGCTCGCCCGGGCGAAATCGTTTGGATTCCCCGCCCAGGTGAGCCGTCGTAGGACGTAGTCGAATTCCCTAGAATTCAACTCAACCGATGGCGGCGTGTGATGGAATTCTGGCGAATTCCGTTACGACAGCACTGGCGATCACGAAGTCTTCACGGGAATTTTCTTCGCGGCCGCCCCCGGCATCTTGTTCAAGTGCACGGTAAGCACGCCTCCCTTGTAGTCGGCGTCGACTTTCTCCGCATCGACTCCCGGCGGCAATTCCACGTCGCGCGTAAAGCTGCCGTAGTAACTCTCACGGCGATAAAACGACTGCTCCTTCTTTTCAGACGTTTCCTTTTTCTCCCCGGAGATTCTCAGTCGATTGCCGCTGACCTGGATATCGAGGTCTTTGGGATCGACGCCAGGAATCTCCGCCCGAACGGTAACGTCCTTGTCGGTCTCGGCGACATCGAGCGACGGCGACCATTGGGTCAGATCACCGAGGGATTGGCTAGCCGCCGAAAAAGGGTCGTGAAAGAAATGATCGAACAGTCGGTTCATTTCCGTGCGGAATTCGCCGAGCGGCGAAAGGGCATGCGAACCGCCGTTCTCCTTCCCTTTGCTTCTCCAAGGAATGAGATTCATGGGATCCTCCGTTTTCAGATGAACTCTTTTTGCTTGAATTACTTCACTGCCACCTTGATCTTGCGCGGCTTCGCCGCCTCGGCCTTTGGCAGATGCAGCGTGAGCACTCCGTCCGTCAGCTCAGCCGAAATGCCGCTCGGGTCGATCTGCTCGCTGATGCGGAATGTGCGATAGTAGTCGCCAATCCCGTATTCACGGAGCAGAAAACTCTCGCGCTCGACGCGGCCGTTGGTCACGCGCCCATGAATGCTCAAAGCGCCGTCTTGGAAGTCGATCTCGACCTCATCCGGGTCTACGCCGGGCATGTCGGCAAGAATGAGCAGTTCCTCGGGCATCTCCACGATATCCACGTCAGGGCGATAGAATTGCCCGCTTCGCGTATGCTCCAGTGCGCCCACCTCGGCAGTTGCACTCTGTTGACTGATTTCATTTGCCATGACGAGTATCTCCTATTTCCTTCTTACTTGTTTCTTCAAATCCCGTTCCGGCGGGGACAACTTGACCTACCGTCCTGCGGCTCGCCGCTCACTTCGTCGCTTTCACTTGAATGTGCCGAGGTTTCGCAGCTTCGGACTTGGGGAGCGTGATCAGGAGCACGCCATTGTTGAGCGCCGCGTTCACTTTGTCGGCATCGACTTCGACCGGCAATCGTAAAACGCGGGTGAACCTACCACTCGGCCGTTCGCGGCGATGGAAGGTCAGGCCGCTCTCATTGACCGGCCGGCGCTCCCCCTTGATCGTCAATTCATCGCCGACAACGGAAACATCAAGATCCTCGCTCTTGACCGCCGGCAGTTCCGCTTCAACAAGCAGGTTGTCACCCTCTTCCCACACGTTGAATGGCGGAAATGCGCGGGCCATCGCTAACGGCGCTCCCCAAGCCAGATCGGGCGGGCTAGAAAAATCGGAATAGAGTCGCTCCAGATCGGTGCGAAATTGTTGGATCGGGAACAGAATTCCATTGCGTCGTCGAACCATAATGAAAGCCTCCTTATCGAGCCTATTGAGAAAACGGATTCTTTGCAGATCGGATTGCATCTGCTGAATGTCGTGACAGGCCACACTTAACACTGCACACCAAAAAGCAAAGTCCGTGCCAATTCCGATCGAGATGGAATGACGTTAATCATTGGCAGAATTGGGTTTAGAAATGGCGGTAGTTAGCACTTGACCGGCCGACGCCTGCCAAGCTGGCAGCAATCGTGGAACGCGGCTTCTGGTTTCGGTTGTCGCCAGTCGATATGGCGTCTATACTGAGCGGCTTGAATTAACTTTGGGAGAATGCGGCAACTGCCAGCGGCGGCAAAGTTAAGTACTCTGCCGCGTTGATGTTAGTTGCTCGCGAGTCGCGATTTGCCCCATGCGTTTCACTCTTCTCGACCGAATCGTTCACCTTGAGCCGGGCAAACGAGTCACGGCGGTGAAGGCCCTGGCCTTGGCCGAAGAGTATTTGGCGGACCATTTTCCGTCATTTCCGGTCATGCCGGGGGTGCTCATGCTCGAGGCGATGACCCAGGCCGGGGCCTGGCTGGTCCGGGCGGGCGAGGATTTCGCCCATAGCATGGTCGTGCTGAAAGAGGCGCGAAACGTCAAGTACAGCAGTTTTGTCGCCCCCGGCCAGACGCTCACGGTCACCGCCGAAATCATCAGCCACGATTCCCGCCAAACGAAGCTCAAGGCCCAGGGCACCGTGAATGGCGAAGTTCAACTCAGTGGGCGATTGGTGCTGGAGCGTTACAATCTGGCCGATGAAGGAATTGGGACCGCCGATGACGACGCCCGAGTGAAACGCGAATTGCGCAAGCTCTTCGCCTTGCTGCATCGTCCCGCTGCGACACACGTGACCGGCGCGGCGCTCGCGGGCGACTTGCGTCCGGCCCACCCCTAGGCACATTTGCAAACCGCGATTTGGAGGTCTCCGTAATGCCGTCGCAAGAAGAAATCTTTGAGAAGGTCCGGACCGCGCTCGTCGATGCCCTAGGCGTGGATGAGGAGGAAGTGACGCCAACCGCGACGATGGTCGGCGATCTGGGGGCCGAATCGATCGACTTCCTCGACATCGTTTTTCGCCTGGAAAAAGCGTTTAGTATTAAGATTCCCCGCGGTGAGTTGTTTCCCGAAGACATCCTCAACAACGCCGAATACTTGAGCGACGGCAAGGTCACTGCGGCGGGGATCGCGCAATTGAAGAAGCGGATGCCGTTTGCGGACCTCTCGAAATTCGAGGCCAACCCGGTCGTGCAGGACTTCGTGCTCGTGCTCACCGTTCAGGACTTGGTGCGCTATGTCGAGAGCAAGTTAAATCAGGGCAAAGTCCCCGCCGGGTGAGATCGTGAGCTGATCCGGTGCGTCAGCGCTTCGCTCGACGCACCCTACCGACTGAGCTGATAGTTGCCGCGGGAATCAGGTTGCGAGCTGGAATATGCGTTGGTTTTGGATCGATCGATATACCGAGTTTGTCTCCGGCCAGCATGCCACGGCGATCAAGAACGTCAGCCTGGCGGAAGACCATCTGCACGATCATTTCCACGGCGCGCCGGTAATGCCTAATTCGCTGGTTTTGGAAGGAATGGCCCAAACTGCCGGGCTGTTAGTGGCGCAGCGAAACGATTTCCAACTGGAGGTGGTGCTGGCCAAGGTGGCAAAAGCCGATTTTCATTTCCTCGCCAGGCCCGGCGACACGCTTGTTTATCGGGCAAAGATCGAGGACCTGAAGGAAGGGGGCGCATTCACGGTGGTCACGAGCCACGTTGAAGATCGCCTGCAAGGCGAGGCGGAGATTTTTTTTGCCCATCTCGACCTTCGCGATAACGGCCAGGCCATGTTCGAACCCGAGGAGATCATCGGCTGGCTGCGAGCGGTCCGGATGTTCGACGTCGGCCGCGACCGCGATGGCAATCCGCTCGCAATACCCAAGTTTACCGATCGGCGCCATCCTCTCGTCAACACCAACGGGAGGAACTGACGAATGTCGAATCGCGATTCGAGACGGCGCGTGGTCGTCACGGGCGTAGGATGTGTCACTCCGCTCGGTCATTCCGTCGAAGAGACGTGGGGCCGGCTTTTGCGCGGAGAATCGGGCGTCGGCGACACGACGATTTTCGACGCCAGCAACTTCCCGACCCGCATCTCGGCCGAGGTCCGCGATTTTGACGTCTCGCAGTTCGGCGAGGATTCGGCCCGATGGAAATACCGCGGCCGGCATACGAAGTTTGCCGCCGGCGCGGCTAGGCAAGCGATCGACGACGCGGGCATCGACGACCGTATGGTCGAGCCGACTCGGTTCGGTGTCTATCTCGGCAGCGGCGAGGGGCAGCAGGATTTCGCGCACTTCACTTCCACGATGACCGCGGCCCTTCGCGGCGATCAGTTCGACCTGGCCCGTTTCAGTCAAATCGGCTTGGAAGTGCTGCACCCGCAGGCCGAATTAGAGCAGGAACCGAACATGCCCTCCGGCCATCTGGCGAGCATGTTCAACGCCCAAGGGCCGAACTTGAATTGCCTCACGGCATGTGCCGCCAGCAGCCAGGCCATCGGCGAAGCGGCGGAAATCATTCGCCGCGGCGATGCCGATGTGATGCTGTCCGGCGGCACACACAGCATGATCCATCCCTTTGGCGTAACTGGCTTCAATCTGCTGACGGCGCTCAGCACGCGCAACGACGAGCCGACGAAGGCCTCCCGCCCGTTCGACCGCGATCGCGACGGCTTCGTGCTCGGCGAAGGGGCGGCGATGGTGGTGCTCGAGGAGTTCGACCGCGCCAAAGCCCGCGGCGCGAAAATCTACGGCGAGTTGCTAGGCTACGGCTCGACCGCCGACGCCTTCCGCATCACCGACACGCATCCCGAAGGGCGGGGAGCGGCGAGCTGCGTCCGGATGGCCCTCGAGGACGCGGCGCTCAATCCCGACGACATCAACTACATCAATGCCCACGGCACGAGCACCGAAGTGAACGACAAGGTCGAATCGCTGGCGATCAAGACGGTGTTTGGCCCGCAGGCCTACAAGATCCCCGTCTCCAGCACGAAGAGCATGCTGGGACATCTGATCGCGGCGGCCGGCGCCACGGAGTTGATCATCTGCTTGATGGCGATCCGCGACAATGTTTTGCCGCCGACCATCAACTACGACACTCCCGACCCGGAATGTGATTTGGACTATATTCCAAATGCCGCTCGCGAGACGAGCTGCCGCTATGCGCTGAGCAATAGTTTCGGGTTCGGCGGGCAGAACATCGCCCTGATCGTTGGCCGCTGCAACGGCGGATGAATTAGAAGGCGATCGTCGCGACGACACAAGCCCGACTCGCTAGCGAGGGATTCGCGCGGCTCCCTCGCTTGCGCTTCGGGCTGATGTTTTTTCAAGCTCGCGCCGCGGTCAATGCAAAGTCCGCAACTGGAACTTACGGCCCGATGCTGGGCGGATTGTTGGTCAGAAAGTCGCGCGGTCCGCGGCTGGTGTAATAGGGATAGGCGACGGCGCCGGTCGGCGGGCCTTCCGCACCAATATTGGTCCCACCTTCTCCGCGCGGCACCATGGAGTGCGCGTAACCATCGCCCCCGCAAGCGCCATTCGCGCAGCCGCCGTTTGCACAGCCGCCATTTCCGCAACCGCAGCCACCGTTGCCGCAGCCTCCCCACGGTCTGTGGAAATCGAACAACTGGTCGCACATGCTGCAGCCCGAGCTGGCCGTCAGGATTGCGGCCGCAATCAGGGCGAAAACTGCGTGTCTCATGGGAATCCGTTCCGTGTGCGTTGTTGAGTTGGAGGTTTCCGGGTTTTGGAGCCTAGTTAGGTCTATCGGCGTCAAAGTCGGAAAAATCAAGAGAATCGTTAATACCGTTAGCACCGGCAATTGAAGTTGAGAGCCGGATCGTTCGTGCTCGGCAGGCCCGCGCGACGGCGTCGTTCTGGTTAAAATGGGGTAGAAAGAAGCGATTTTCGGATGGGCGGACAGGATTCTGCTCGATGCTCGCCGCGTTATGTCCCCACGTTTTTGCCGACGCTAGCAGCGTCGGCCACCATGCCATCAATCGCCGCCCTCATCCATTGCAATCGCGTGCCCACGATCGCCCCGCCTGCCACCGAAACCCTGCTCCGGCTGCACAACGTCGGCAAGACGTTTCAGATGGGCGAAGTTGCCGTCGAGGTGCTGCGCCACGTCACGCTCGACGTCTACAACGGCGAACTTTTGGTCATGGTCGGGCCGAGCGGCTCCGGCAAGACGACCATGCTGAACATCATGGGCGGTCTCGATACGACCACGGTCGGTTCCGTCGTCTACCGCGACTGCGATCTCTCGGCCGCCAGCCCGCGCGAACTGACGCGCTATCGCCGGGAGACGATCGGCTTCGTCTTTCAATTCTATAACTTAGTTCCAAACCTCACGGCGCGCGAGAACGTGATGGTTTCGACGGAAATCAGCCGCGATCCTCTCGACGTGGACAAGGTGCTGGCGATGGTCGGCCTCACGGACCGCCAGAACCACTTCCCCGCGCAAATGTCCGGCGGCGAGCAGCAGCGCGTGGCCATCGCCCGAGCGCTGGCGAAAAATCCCGAGATGCTGCTCTGCGACGAGCCGACCGGCGCCTTGGACTTCGAGACGGGCAAGAAAGTGCTCCGGCTGCTCGTCGACTTGAAAAACAGCCTGCGCAAGACCGTGCTCATCATCACGCACAACGGCGCGATCGCGGAGGCCGCCGACCGCGTCATCCGCCTGCGCAGCGGCGAGGTAGTCGAAGTGCATGCGAACCCGCATCCGCGCCCGCCCGAAGAGATCGTCTGGTAGAAAAAAGGGGTCGGCTCTAATTAAACGGACGATTGACATACAAGGAAAACTCAACTCCGCGCCACCGTTTAATTAGACCTGACCCCTTTTTTCCATGAAAACGCTCGACCGCAAACTGCTCCGCGAACTGATGGCCTCGAAGGCCCTGATCGTGGCGATCACGGGGCTGATGGCCGTCGGCGTGATGGCTTTCATCTATATGCGCTCCGCCCATGCGAACTTGAACCGCGCGAAGGACGACTACTACAGCCAGTGCCGGATGGCCGATTTCTGGATCGACGTGAAAAAGGCGCCGCTCTCGGAATTGCAATCGTTGGTGGAATTGCCGGGCGTGAGCGAGGTCCGCCCGAGAATCCAATTTTTCGCCACGGTCGATCTGGATCGCGTCGAGGAGCCGCTCAACGGGCTGGTTCTCTCCGTGCCCGACAAACAGCGGCCGATCATCAACGATCTGGTGCTCAAGCGCGGCGGCTATTTCACCGGCCGCCGCCGGAACGAAGTGCTCGTCAACGATTCGTTTGCCGCGCAACACGGTCTATTTCCCGGCCAATGGATTCACTTGTTGTTGAACAACCGCCGCGAGGAGTTGTTCATTGTCGGAACGGCCATTTCGAGCGAGTTCGTCTATCTAGTCGGCCCCGGAGCAATCACTCCCGATCCGGAGCATTTTGGCGTGTTTTATCTGCCGCAATCGTATGCCGAGGAGGTCTTCGATTTTGACGGCGCGGCAAATCAAGTAGTCGGGCTCTTGGCGCCCGAGGTCCGCGACCATCCCGACGAGGCGCTGCGACAGGCCGAGCGGCGGCTCGCATCGTACGGAGTATTCTCGACCACAGCCTGCCGAGACCAGCCGTCGAATCGGTTCTTGAGCGACGAAATTCGCGGCCTGGGCACATTTGCCGGGATCATTCCCACGATATTTCTGGCCGTGGCAGCGCTCGTGCTCAATGTGCTCATGGTGCGGCTCATCGATCAGCAGCGCGTCATCATTGGCACGCTCAAAGGGCTCGGCTACTCCAACGCGCAGGTGTTCCTGCACTTCACCAAGTTCGGCGCGCTGATCGGCCTGGCGAGCGGCTTTTTGGGCTGCGCGATGGGCTACGGAATGGCCGAGTTCATCACGCGGCTCTACCGCCGCTTTTTCGAGTTCCCGAACCTGGTCAACTTTTTCTATCCCGGCCTATACACCGCCGGGGTGGCGATCAGTCTTGGCTGCGCGCTGGTGGGTTCGATGCAGGGAGCACGGGTCGCGCTGCAGTTGCAGCCGGCGGAGGCGATGCGCCCCCGCCCGCCAACGGCCGGCGGACGGATTTGGCTGGAACGGATCGCCGCGCTGTGGCGACGGCTCGGCTTCGGTTGGCGGATGGTGCTGCGGAACCTCGTTCGCCATCGGTTGCGAACGACGGTTGGCATCTTCGCCGCCGCGATGGGGGCCGGCCTGATGACGGCCGGGTTCATGCTGCGCGAAGGAGTGATGTACATCGTCGATTTCCAATTCGCGCAAGTCATGCGAAGCGACGTCGATCTCAATTTCAAGGACGAACGCGGGCTCGACGCCGCCGATGAAGCCCGCCATCTGCCGGGAGTCGATCGCGCCGAGCCGGTGCTCGACGTGGCCTGCGAGTTCTTCCACGGCCGATTCCATCATAAGGGCGCGATCAGCGGCCTCGCCGACCACGCGGAGCTGACCATCCCGCGCGATATGGGGGGGCGCCCGGTGCGCGTGCCGTCGGCGGGCCTCGTCATGACGCGGAAACTCGCGCAACTACTCGACGTCGCCGCGGGCGACGCGATTGAAATGGAGCCGATCAAGGGCTTGCGCCGCCGCGTGACCGTCCCGGTCGTCGAAATCGCCGATAGCTACGTCGGGATCGCCGTCTACGCCAACATCCATTATCTCAGCCGGCTGATCGACGAGGAATCGGCCGTGAGCGGCGTGCAGCTTCAGCTCGATTCGCGCGATGCCGCAAAACGTGAATTGCTCCGGGCGGTGAAGCGGCTCCCGGCCGTGCAATCCTACTCGTCGCGGTTGAACACCATTCATAACGTGACGGAAACGGTGCTCAAGACGCAGGCGATTTTCATCGGTCTGTTGGTGCTGTTCGCCGGCGTCATTTTCCTTACAAGTCTGCTCAACACGTCGCTGATTGGCCTAGCCGAGCGCCGCCGCGAAGTGGCGACGCTCCGCGTGTTGGGTTATACCGAATGGCAAATCGGCGGCTATTTTCTCCGCGAAAGCCTATTGCTCACCGTGCTGGGAACATTGCTGGGAATGCCGCTGGGCTACGGACTTTGTCTGTGGGTGACACATCGGTTCGACACGGAAATGTTTCGCTTTCCGCTGGTCTCACCGCCGATCATTTGGATTCGAATGTGGGGCTTCGCGTTTTTGTTCGCACTCTTGTCGCACATCACCGTGCAGCGCTCGATCAATCGCATGGACTGGCGCGAAGCGCTGAACGTGAAGGAGTAATCCATGTCCAAGTGGATCATCACCGGATTGATTCTGGTCGTCGTTGGGGCCGCCATTGTCCTCGGCATCGGCGCTTTCGGCAGCGGCGCCCCGGTCGAGGCGGCCAAGGCCCGCAAAGGGCCAATCCACGAGTTCGTCGACGAGCGCGGCAAGACCCGATTGCCGCAGGTTTATTCGATCACCATGCCCTTCGATGGCCGCGTTGCGCCCATCGGCCTCGTCGAGGGGACTGTCGTCAAGCAGGGAGAAGTCGTGGCCCAAGTCGTCCCGCTCGATCTCAAGCTGTCGCACGCGTCGGCCGATGCCTCGATCGATCGCCTCAATGCGTCGATCAAGGAAAATGACGACGCCAGCGTCGAAAACGTGTCGCTCGAACAGTCGCTCAAGATGGTTGAATCGATGCGCAGCTCGGTGATGGCTTCCGACGCTCAGGTCGAAGCGGCCCGCGCCAAGCTCGACTACAACAATAAGAATCTCTCCCGCATCCAGCGGCTCGTGCAAACCAAGGCCAAGACGGAAGACGAACTCGAGCAGGCTCGGCTCGCTCAGATCCAAAGCCAGATCGAAGTGCGGCAGGATGAGCTGCTCTCGGCCGCGATGAAGGCCATGGAATCGGCCACCCTGCTCTTGCCGAAGGCGATCACGGAATACATCGGCCGCAAAATGCTGGCTCACGGCGTGCTCGAAAAGGAAAAGTCCGAGGCCCAGGTCGCGCTCGATCAGGTGAAAAAGAACGAAGCGCGCGGGCAAATGAAGAGCCCCATCAATGGCGTCGTGCTCGAGCGGATGATGAGCGACGAGCGCCAGGTTCCCTCGGGGACGGTGCTGCTGAAAATCGGCCGGCTGGAAGAGTTGCAAGTCGAGGCCGACGTGCTCAGCCAGGACGTGGTCGAGGTGAAGCCGGGGGACGACGTTGAAATCTCCGGTCCCGCGATCGGTCCGACTCCGGCGCACGGCACGGTCGAGCGGGTTTATCCGGCGGGGTTCACGAAGGTCAGCTCTCTCGGGGTCGAGCAGCAGCGGGTGAAAGTGGTCGTGGGCTTTAGCACGAGCGACTTGGATCGAGTCCGGCATGATCGTGGGATTGGCACGGACTATCGGGTGTCGGTCCGAATCTTCACCAAATCGAAGGCCGATGCAACAGTGATCCCACGTTCAGCCCTGTTTCGCGGCGCGGAGGGAAAATGGCAAGTCTTCACTGTCCGCGACAGCCGCGCTCATTTGCAAGCGGTAGAGACCGGATTGATGAACGACGAAACGGTCGAGGTCGTCAAGGGACTCTCGGAAGGCGAAGTCGTCGTGCTGGCCCCGGAAACGAGCCTCGCCGACGGCGC
The window above is part of the Pirellulales bacterium genome. Proteins encoded here:
- a CDS encoding HlyD family efflux transporter periplasmic adaptor subunit — translated: MSKWIITGLILVVVGAAIVLGIGAFGSGAPVEAAKARKGPIHEFVDERGKTRLPQVYSITMPFDGRVAPIGLVEGTVVKQGEVVAQVVPLDLKLSHASADASIDRLNASIKENDDASVENVSLEQSLKMVESMRSSVMASDAQVEAARAKLDYNNKNLSRIQRLVQTKAKTEDELEQARLAQIQSQIEVRQDELLSAAMKAMESATLLLPKAITEYIGRKMLAHGVLEKEKSEAQVALDQVKKNEARGQMKSPINGVVLERMMSDERQVPSGTVLLKIGRLEELQVEADVLSQDVVEVKPGDDVEISGPAIGPTPAHGTVERVYPAGFTKVSSLGVEQQRVKVVVGFSTSDLDRVRHDRGIGTDYRVSVRIFTKSKADATVIPRSALFRGAEGKWQVFTVRDSRAHLQAVETGLMNDETVEVVKGLSEGEVVVLAPETSLADGARVSPQLRELEKKPSMPVSTD